The sequence GCGCCGCCGGCGCGGACGATGGCCCGGAGGATGTCGCCCCGGGAGACGATGCCGACGAGCCGGCCGGCCCGCAGGACCGGCAGCCGGGAGACGCGGCGCTCGTGCATCACGGTCGCCGCCTCCTCCAGGGTGTCGTCCTCGCCGATCGTCACCGGGCGGTCGGTCATCACCTCGCCGACGGTCGCCGCCACCGCCTTGTGGAGCTCGTCCTCGAAGCGCCGCACCGACGACGGCAGCTCCAGGTAGGAGCCGAACAGCGAGATCACCGTCGGGTAGTGGAGCCGGGTCTCCTGCACGATGAGGTCGTCGGTCGAGACCATGCCGACGACCCGGTCGTCGTCGTCGACCACCGGCGCCCCGTCGACGTCCCGCTCGACCAGCGCCCGCATGGCGTCCTGGACGGGCATGTCGGCCGAGAACGTCAGCACGTCGGTGGTCATCACCTCCCGGACGAGCGTGGACGCTGGCATCAGGCCTCCCGGGTCGGGTCGTCGAGCACGACCGGCAGCAGGTCGGCCAGGTCGCCGGCCACCAGGCCGCGGCGGAAGCCTAGGGCGCCGGCCCGGCCGTGCAGCCAGGCGCCGGCCGCCGCCGCGCGGGCCGGCGGGACGCCCTGGGCGAGGCGGGCGGCGACGGTGCCGGTGAGCACGTCGCCGGTGGCCGACAGGAGGGCGGCGCCGTCCGGGTCGGCCACGACCGTCGTCGGCCCCTTCAGCAGCACGGTCGCCCCCAGCCGGGCGGCCAGCCGGCGGGCGGCGTCGACCCGGTCGGGCGGCGGCGGTGCGCCGGCCAGGCGGGCGAACTCGCCGTCGTGGGGGGTGAGGACGGTGGGCGCCGGGCGAGCCCGCAGGACGGCCTCGGGACCGTCGCCGCCCGCCAGCGCGGTCAGGCCGTCGCCGTCGACCACCACGGGGACGGGCGCGGCGGCCAGCACCTCGCGCACGCCGGCGTCGGTGGCCGGCGCCCGGCCGAGGCCCGGGCCGGCGGCCAGCGCGCCGAACCGGTCGAGGTCGTCGAGGACGGCGGGCGCGAACCCCTCGGCCGGCAGCGCCCGGCCGACGGCCTCGGTCGGGCGCAGCGGGTCGTCGTCCACGCCGGGGGAGCCGACCCGCACGTACCCGGCGCCGGCCCGCTGGGCCGCCCTCGCCGCCAGGTGGGCGGCGCCGGTCATCCCCGGCGAGCCGGCCAGCAGCCAGACGGCCGCCTTCCACTTGTGGCTGTCCCGCGCCCGGTCCGGCAGCCAGGCCGCCACGTCGGCCGCCTCGACCAGGTGGGCGGTCGCCCCGGACACGTCGAGGCCGATGTCGGCCACCTGCACCTCCCCGGCCAGCGCCGGGCCGGCGCCGAGGAGGAGGCCGGGCTTCAGGGCGGCGAAGGTGACCGTGCGGACGGCGGCCAGCGCCCCCCCGCCGACCTCGCCCGTCAGCCCGTCCACCCCGGAGGGGATGTCGACGGCGAGCACGGGCGCGCCGGCCGGGTCGGGCGGTGCCCATCCGCCCCGGAAGCCGGTGCCGTAGGCGGCGTCGACCACGAGGTCGGCCCGGGGCAGGCGGGGCGGCACGCCGGCGGCGTCGAGGACCTCGACCCGCACGCCGCGGGCGGCCAGCCGCCGGGCCGCGGCCCGGCCGTCGGCGCCGTTGTTGCCCTTGCCGGCGACGACGACCACCCGCCGGCCGTAGGTCCCGCCGAGGAGGTCGACGGCCGCCCTGGCCACCGCCGCCCCCGCCCGCTCGATGAGCACCTCGACCGGCTCGGGCGCGGCCGCGTCGACGGCCCGCATCTCCTCGGGAGTGACAACGGGGCGCACCGGCTACAGGGCGATGGCGATCGCCGAGGCCGTGCGCTCGGTGTGGGTGAGCGACAGGCGCCAGCCGGTGATGCCCAGCTCCTCGGCCAGCTCGGCGGCCTTGCCGTGGAGCACGAGCGACGGCGCGCCCGTCGCCGCCCGCACGACCTCGACGTCGCGGAAGGAGAACTTCCAGAGGCCGACGCCCATCGCCTTCATCGCCGCCTCCTTCGCCGCAAACCGGGCCGCCAGCCGCTCGGTCGGGTCCCGCCGCCGGTTGGCGTAGGCCCGCTCGCCGTCGGTGAACAGCCGCTCGGCGATCCCGGGCGTGCGCTCGAGCGTCCGCCGGAACCGGTCCAGCTCCACCGCGTCGATCCCGACGCCGACGACCGCCCCGCCCGCCGCCACGCCGCCACCCGCACCGTCGCCGGTCGCCGGTGCAGCGGCCGGCTCGCCCGGCGTCGGGCCCGTCGACGCGGCCGGGTCGCTCGTGGCGGCGCGCCCGTCCCCGACGTCGCCCGTCGAGGCGCGCCCGTCCGCGGCGTCGCCGGTCGCCGGGTCGGTCGTCGAGGCGCGCTGGTTGCCGGCGACGGCACCTGGCGTCGGCGCGGTCGCCGCGTCGCCGGTTCCGGCGTCGGGCGCCGGGGCGGTGGCCGGGTCGCCGGTCGCGGGGCCGCTACCCGCGGCCGCCGTCACCGGTGGCGGCGCTGCTCGCCGGGCGTCATCGGCGCCACCTTCCCGCCAGCTCCTGCACCGGCTCGGTGAGCAGCTCGAAGACGGGGACGTCGGCGAGGAGGTCGTCCCGGAAGGACGGCTCGGTCTCGGTCACCGCGTCCGACAGCTCGGCGTACCGGTTGCGGTACCCCTCGAGCACCGCCCGGGCGGCCGTCGCCGCCAGCCGGTCCCGGAAGCGCACGTGCAGGAGCCCGATGCCGGTCGCCACCCCGCCCTTCACCTCGGGGACGAGCAGGATCGTCCGGCTGTCGGCCGCGCCCCGCTCCACCAGCACCTCGCGCTCGTTCGCCACCCGCCGCTTGGTGCCCCGCAGCCGGGGGTCGCGGTCGGTGCGGCTCGGGATCCCGGCGGCCACCCCGCCCCGGTCGAGCACGGCGATGGCCGCCGACGGGTCGGCCGGGTCGCCGTCGATGCGGTAGTGCGTGTACCCGACCACCTTCTCGACGGCGCCGTCGAGGGCGGCCAGCGTGCGCAGCGCCCGGTAGCTCAGCCCGTCGCGGGCCACTCCGGCGCCGAGCACATCCTCCACCAGCGGCACCCGCAGGAGCGTCTCGTCGCTGCGGGAGATGCCGACGGTGACGGTCTTCGCCTGGTGCTTGATGGCGTCGACCGGCCGGGTCAGCTCCTCGATGGCGCGGGTGAGGGCGGCGTTCAGGTCCTCGACGACCACGCTCGGGCTGCCGACCTTGCCGTGCTCGACCTGGTACGCCTCGAGCGGGACGACCCCGGTCGCGTACCGCAGGAGCGAGGCCAGCCGCACGGCCGTGCTCGCCTCGAGGTGGCCGTCGTACCCGCCCGTGCGCAGCCCGTCGAGGAACCGCTTCCCGGCGCCGTCGAGCGCCGGGCCGATGGCCTCGAGGGCGAGGTCGCCCGGCCGGCCGGAGGCGATGGCCGCGTCGAGCACCGAGCGGGCCTCCCGCAGCGGGCGGGCCGACCCGTCGATGGCGAGGGCGGCCTCGTACCCGAACAGGTGGCCGGCGAGGGCGGCGAGCACGAAGGCCAGCTGCGGCGCCGTCGCCGGCACCGGCAGCACTTCGAGGGCGGCGTCGAAGCGGCCCTGGCCCTCGGTGGCGATCACCAGCGGGGCCGCCTTGTGGGCCCGGTAGATGGCGACCTCCTTGGCGACGTCGTCCGCCGTCGACCCGCCGAGCCCGGCCGCGCAGACGAGGATCAGCGGCTCCGAGGACAGGTCGATGTGCTTCTTGTCCTCGGTGGCGTCGCAGGCGATCGACTTGTAGCAGAGCTCGCTCAGCTTGATCCGCAGCTCGGCCGCGGTGATGCGGTTGCGGCCGTTGCCGACGACCGCCCAGTACCGCCGGCTCGGCGCGTAGCGGGCGGCCGCCTCCGCGATGCGGGGGCGTAGCGCGAGCGCGCGCTCCATGGCCTCGGGCAGGGTGCGCAGCGCGGCCAGCACCTCGCTCCGGTGGCCGCGGTCGCCGGCGCCGAGGTGGTCGGCGATGGCGTAGGCCAGCAGGAACCCGGCCGCCACCTGCGCGTAGAACGCCTTCGTGGAGGCGACGCTCATCTCCACGTCCCGCCCGTCGGACGTGTAGAGCACGCCGTGCGCCTTGTCGGTCAGGTCGCTGTTCCGGCGGTTGACGATGGCGACGACGACGGCCCCGCGGTCCTTCACGAGGTCCACCGTGCGGTTCGTGTCGGTGGTCGTCCCCGACTGGCTGATCGCGACCACGAGCGTGTCGCTCATGTCGTCCCGGAGGTGGAAGCCCGACAGCTCGGTGGCGGGCAGCGCGGTGACGGCGACGCCGGTGCCTGCCAGCTCGTCGACGAGCGTGGCGGCCAGGCTCTGGCCGGCGACGGCCGCCGTGCCCTGGCCGATGACGACGACCTGGCGGATGCGGCCGTCGGCCAGCCGGGCGACGGCCTCGTCCGGCAGCGTGTCCGCGCCGAGCCGCACGGTCAGCTGCCCGTCCTGCTCCCGGATGCGGCCCCGCAGGGTCTTGCGGAACGAGGTGGGCGCCTCGTGGATCTCCTTCAGCAGGAAGTGCGGGAACTCCCGGCGGTCGATGTCGCGCGTGGTGATGGCGGCGGTGACGACCTCGCGCTCGTGCACGGGCAGCGACGTCCCGTCGTAGGCCAGCCGGAGGATCCCGTCGAGCTCGCCCGCCCGCCGGCCGTCGAGGGCGACGACCTGCCCGGTGCTCGCCGGGTTGTCGGGGTTCGACGGCGTCTCGCCGTCGAGGCGGACGTAGCGGGGCGTCTCCTCGACGAGGCCGTAGGGCTCGCTGGCGACGATGAAGGTGTCCTCGGCGAGGCCGACGTAGAGGGCCTGGCCGCTCCCCCGCTGGGCGAGCAGGAGCGAGGCCGGGTCGGCCGCCGACTGGGCGGCGATCGCCACCGAGCCCTCGAACGCGGCCACCGTGCGCCGGAACGCCTGGGGCGGCGGCTCGCCGGTGGCCAGCCGGCGGGCGGTCAACACCGGGATGACCTTGGCGTCGGTGGTGATCTCGGCGGCCACCCGCAGGTCGTGGGCGGCGATGAGGTCGGCGTAGTTGTCGATGTCGCCGTTCAGCGCGGCGACGACGTAGGGCGCCGGCGCGGCCGCCACCTCCTCGCTGTTGAGCGGGTGGGCGTTGGCCTCCGAGATGATCCCGACCGACGCCCACCTGGTGTGGGCGAGCACGGCCGCCTCGGCCGTGTCGGCGGCGAGGGCCAGGTGGAGGAGGGGGTCGTCCGTCATGGCCGCCCGGATGGCCCTCGTGTTGTCGCCCAGCTCGCCGATCTCGGCCGCCGCCTTGTAGACGAAGCTCAGCGCGGCCTGCCCGTCGGCGCCGGCCGGCACCCGGCGGACGGCGGTCGACAGGAACAGCGGGTCGGCGGCCCGGCGGTCGAGCAGGGCCCGGACGGCGGGGCCGTCGAGGTCGAGCCCGTGGCCGGTGACGAGCACGTGGACGCCGGCCGAGTCGCGGCCCCTGACCTCCAGCCGGTCGATGGCCGACAGGGCCGACTGGATCGTCGAGAACGCGGCCAGGCCGGCGGCCGAGGCGTCCCGGCCGGCGAGGTCGGCCGTCGCCCTGACCGTGCGGAGCCGGTCGCGGCGCACGGCCCAGGTGGCGTCCTTCAGGCGGATGATGGCGGCGTTGACGGCCTCCTGCTCGCCCTCCGAGACGTCCGCCGCGCCCTCGTCGAGGGCGGCCTCGACGGCGGCGACCCGCTCCTCGACGGCCGCCACCCGCCCGTCGACGGCGGCCGGCAGCGCCGCGCTCCCCGTCAGCGCGAGCAGGCCGGGCACGCCCCGGAGCAGGCGGTCGACCGACTCGACGGCCTCCGCGGCAGCGGCCAGCGCCGCCCGGTCCGGCCGCCCGTCGAGCGCGTGGAGCGCGGCGTCGAGCGGGTCGGTCAGCTCGGCCGGCGACGGCTGGGGCCGGCGGTGGGGGCGACGGAGGATGGCGACGATCCCGCACATGGCCGCCAAGTGTAGGTGGGGGGTGCGACAGGCTCCCGGGCGCCCGGTCAGCCGCCGGCGACGCGGCGGACGGCGTCGACCAGGCGGGCGGCGGCGGCCTCCGCCACCTCCGGCCGCTCGGCCTCGACCATCACCCGCACGACCGGCTCGGTCCCGCTCGGGCGGATCAGCACCCGGCCCCGCTCGCCGAGGTCGGCCTCGACGGCGGCGACGTCGTCGGCCACCTCGTCGGCGATCGTCGGCCGCCGCTCGGCGACCGCCACGTTGCGCAGCACCTGGGGCAGGCGGGTCATCGCCCCGGCGGCCAGGTCGGCCAGCGGGCGGCCGCTGCGGTGGACGAGGTCGAGGACCTGGACGCCGGTCAGCAGCCCGTCGCCGGTCGTCGCCAGGTCGTGGAACACGACGTGGCCGGACTGCTCGCCGCCGAGGGACCAGCCGCCGGCGTCGAGCGCCTCGAGCACGTACCGGTCGCCGACCGCCGTCTCCACCACCTCGATCCCCCGCTCGGCCATGGCGAGGCGGAACCCGAGGTTGCTCATCACGGTGACGACGACGGTGTCGCCGGCCAGCCGGCCCCGGTCGCGGAGATCGGTCGCGCACATGGCGATGAGGTGGTCGCCGTCGACCAGGCGGCCGGCGGCGTCGACGGCCACGACCCGGTCGGCGTCGCCGTCGAAGGCCAGGCCGGCGTCGGCGCCGGCGGCCACGACCGCCCGGCACAGGTCGCCCGGCGACGTCGACCCGCAGCCGTCGTTGATGTTGCGGCCGTCGGGCTCGTCGTGGATGGCGGTCACGTCGGCGCCCAGCCGCCGCAGGACGTCCGGCGCCGCTGCGGAGACGGCGCCGTTGGCGCAGTCGACCACGACCGAGAGCCCGTCGAGCCGGCGGCCCTCGACCGTCGCCGCCACCGCCGCCATCCACCGCTCGGCCGCCTCGGCCCGGTCCACGACCCGGCCGACCCCGTCGCCGACCGGCCGGTCGCCGTCGGCCGCGCCGCCGGCGAGCACCTCGCGGAGCACCCGCTCGATGTCGTCCTCGACGGCGTCGGGGAGCTTGCGGCCGCCCGGCGCGAACAGCTTGACCCCGTTGTCGGGGAACGGGTTGTGCGACGCGGAGATCGCCGCGCCGGGGACGCCGTCCGCCGCCGACAGCCAGGCCACGGCGGGGGTGGGGACCACGCCGACCCGGTCGACGTCGGCGCCCTCGGCCGCCAGCCCCGCGCACAGGGCGGCCTCGACGAGCGGGCCCGACCAGCGGGTGTCGCGGCCGACGACGAACCGGTCGCCGCCGAGCACCCGGGCGGCGGCGCGACCGAGCGCGAGGACCAGCTCCGGGGTCAGCTCGGCGTTGGCGACGCCGCGGACGCCGTCGGTGCCGAAGCGCAGCACCTGCCAGCCCCCGCGGGGATCAGCGCTTCGAGTACTGGGGCGCCTTGCGGGCCTTCTTCAGCCCGTACTTCTTCGACTCCTTCTCCCTCGCGTCGCGGGTGAGGAACCCGGCCTTCTTGAGGGAGGGGCGGAGCTCGTCGTCGAGGCCGGCGAGGGCGCGGGCCAGGCCCATGCGAAGGGCGCCGGCCTGGCCGGACACCCCGCCGCCGTCGAGGGTGGCGTCGACGTCGTAGACCTCGGCGGTGTTCGTGAGCCGCAGCGGCTCGGTGACGATCATCCGGTGCGTCTCGGAGGGGAAGTACTCGGCGAGGTCGCGGCGGTTGATCGTCACCTTCCCGGAGCCCGGCCGGACACGGACGCGGGCGACGGCCTCCTTGCGGCGGCCGGTCGACTGGATGAGGGGCTTCGGCATGGTCCTCGGTCCTCGGGTCAGGCGGTGCGGCGGGCGGCGGCGAGCTCGAGCGGCCGCGGCTGCTGGGCGGCGTGGGGGTGGGTCGGCCCGGCGTACACCTTGAGCTTCTTCGCCATCTGGCGGCCCAGGCGGCCCTTCGGGAGCATCCCCCGGATCGTGCGGCGGACGGCCTCCTCGGGCCGGGTGGCCAGCTCCTGCGCGTAGGTGTGCTGCTTCAGCCCGCCCGGGTAGCCGGTGTGGCGGTGGACCGGCTTGCGCTCGGCCTTGCCGGAGGTGAGGACGACCTTCGCCGCGTTGACGACGATGACGTGGTCGCCGGTGTCGAGGTGGGGGGCGAAGATCGGCTTGTGCTTGCCGCGCAGCACCCTGGCCGCCTCGGTCGCCATCCGACCGAGCACGAGCCCGTCGGCGTCGATCACGAACCAGGCGCGATCGATGTCAGCTGCTTTCGGTGAGAACGTGCGCACGGGCCCTTCCTCGCAAGGTGTCTCGCGCGGCGCGCCGGGAGGCGCACCAGAGCGACAGACCAGCATAGAGGCGGTGCCGGGGAGCGGCAAACCACCGCGGTAGGGTCCGCGCCGATGGAGCTCACGCTGATGCCCATCGTGTTCGTGCGGGACATGGCCGCGTCGGTGGCGTTCTACCAGCGCCTGGGCTTCGAGGCGCCCCGTCCCGTCGACGACCAGTGGAACGAGCTGCGGGCCGGCGACCGGGCCGTGCTCGCCCTGCACCTGAGCGACGCCGCGCCGCCCGACGCCGAGGCCGCGGGCGGCGGCCACGGCCGGGTCGAGCTCGCCTTCGTGGCCCCGGGGCGGCTGGAGGACGTGCTGCGCGAGCTGCGGGCCGCCGGGGCGACGATCGTGCGGGGCATCACCGACGAGCCCTTCGGCCGGTCGCTGGTCGTCGCCGACCCCGACGGCCTGCCGCTCCAGGTCAACGAGCACCGCGCCCCGGCGTAGCCCTCCCCCCGCCCGGCTGGCGTAGCATCTCCGCCAGCGGGAGCCTCGGCGAGCTTCGGGCCGCCCTCGGATCGGCGAGACGACGGCGGAGGACCGACGATGGCCATCACCGAGGCGACGCGCCACCGGCTGTACCAGGCACTCGAGCAGGCGATCGGCCAGGAAGAGGCGACCACGCTCATGGAGCACCTCCCGCCCGTCGGCTGGGACGACGTCGCCACCAGGCGCGACATCGACCACCTGCGCGGCGAGATGGAGCTGCGGTTCGAGGCGCTCGAGCACCGCCTGCTGTCGGCCATGCACCAGGAGACGAAGACCGTCTACCGCACGGTGGTCGCCGCCATCGTCGGCTGCAACGCCGTCCTCGCCGGCGTCGCGCTCGCCCTGGCCTGACCGCCGGCCCGCCGCCCCCCGCCCCTCGGGATCGAGCCCAGCGGCCGACCGCTCAGCGTGCCTGCCCGCGCGGGGGGCGGGTACGATCCGGCTCCCTGCCGCCCGGTGACCGGGCCGGCACCGCCCACCACCGGTCCCGAGGAGGCGACGACGCTCGTGGAGCACCCCTCGCCCACGGCGGCGCCGTGATCACCGTCGACGACGTCAGGGCCGCGAGGGCCCGGGTCCAGCCCGTCCTCCGGCCGACGCCGACCGGCGTGTCCGACTCGCTGAGCGGCATGTGCGGGCGCCAGGTGCTGCTCAAGTCCGAGCACCTCCAGCGGACCGGGTCCTTCAAGATCCGGGGCGCCTACAACCGCATCTCCCACCTGCTGCCGGGCACCGACGTCGTCGCCGCCTCGGCCGGCAACCACGCCCAGGGCGTCGCCCTCGCCGCCAGCCTGTGCGGGCTGAAGAGCACGATCTTCATGCCGGTGACGGCGACGTTCCCGAAGGTCGAGGCGACGAGGGCCTACGGGGCCGAGATCCGCCTGGCCGGCGACGTCGTCGACGACTGCATCCTGATGGCCAAGGCCTACGCCGAGGAGACCGGCGCCCGCTACGTCCCCCCCTTCGACGACCCGCTGATCATCGCCGGCCAGGGCACGCTCGGCCTCGAGCTGGCCGACGAGGCGCCGCACGCCGAGGTCGTGCTCGTCCCGGTCGGCGGGGGCGGGCTCATCTCCGGCGTCGCCGTCGCCCTGGCCGCCACCCGGCCGGGGGTGCGCATCGTCGGCGTCGAGGCCGAGGGCGCGGCGTCGATGGCCGCCTCGCTCTACGCCGGGCGCTGCGTCCGCCTCGGGGCCCTGTCCACGATGGCCGACGGCATCGCCCTGAAGGAGCCCACCCCGCTCACCCTCGAGCACGTCGAGGCCTACGTGGACGACATCGTCACCGTCTCCGACGAGGAGATCGGCCGGGCCCTGATCCTCCTGCTCGAGCGGGCCAAGGCGGTCGTGGAGCCGTCGGGCGCCGTCGGGGTCGCCGCCCTGCTGGCCGGGAAGGTGGCCGGCACCGGCCCGGCCGTCGCCGTCCTGTCCGGCGGCAACGTCGACCCGCTGCTGCTCATCAAGCTGATCGAGCACGGCCTGTCGGCGGCCGGCCGCTACCTGATGATGCGGGTGGTCGTGAAGGACCGCCCCGGCGCCCTGGCCGACGTCGCCCGGGTCGTCGCCGCCCACGGGCTCAACGTGCTCGACGTCGAGCACCACCGGGCCGGGCCCCGGGTCGGGGTGGACGAGGTCGAGATCCTGCTGACCGTCGAGGCCCGCGACCCCGACCACGGCGGCGAGGTCGTCAACGCCCTGAAGGGCGAGGGCTACGGGGTCGCGCTGGTCTCGTAGCCGTCGTCGCCGTCGTAGCGGACCAGCCACAGGCACAGCCCGTGGGGCGGGGCCAGGTTGCCCGCCCGGTGCCGGTCCCCGGACCGCAGGATCGTCGTCATCTCCCCGGCCCGCAGGCGGCCGCGCCCCATGTCGACGAGGGTCCCGACCAGGCTGCGGACCATCTGGTGGCAGAACGCGTTCGCCTCGATCCCGAACCGCAGCAGGCCGTCGCCCAGGTCCTCCCAGCGGGCCTCGACCACCCGGCGGACGAGCGACGGCGGCGGGTCGGCCCGCCTCGCCGCCCGGCAGAACGAGGAGAAGTCGTGCTCGCCGACGAGGGCGTCGGCGCCGAGGCGCATGGCCGGCAGGTCGAGCGGGGTCGGCACGTGCCAGGCCGTGGCCGCGAGGAACGGGTCGGGGACGGCCCGGTTCAGCACCGTGTAGCGGTAGACCCTGGCCGTGGCCGAGTGGCGGGCGTCGAACCCGTCGGGGGCGACCGCCGCGTGGCGGACGACGACGGCCGGGCCGACCTGGTGGTTGACCGCGTCGCGCAGCCGGTCGAGGTCGAGCCGGTCGGCGCCCGTGTCGAAGCTGACGACCTGGCCCCAGGCGTGGACCCCGCTGTCGGTGCGGCCGGCGCAGGCCAGCGTGACCGGGTGGCCGAGCACCCGGGCCAGCGCGTCGGCGAGCACGCCGCCGACCGTGCGCACGCCGGGGTTGGGCGCGAACCCGGAGAACCCCCGCCCGTCGTAGGCGACGGTCATCCGGACCCGCGCCAGCGGTGGGCGCGGGCCGGCCGGCTCCGGCTCGAAGAGCGTCAGACCAGTTCGATGCGCGCCATCGGCGCGTTGTCGCCGTGGCGCGGGCCGAGCTTCAGGATCCGGGTGTAGCCGCCGTTGCGGTCGGCGTAGCGGGGCCCGATCTCCTCGAACAGCTTGTGGGCCATGTCCTTGTCGCCGAGGAAGGAGACCACCTGGCGGTGGCGGTGGACGCCGCCCTTCTTCGCCTTGGTGATCATCTTCTCGGCCACCGGGCGCAGCGCCTTGGCCTTGGCCTCGGTGGTGACGAGGGCCTCGGCCGCGACGAGCGAGGCGACCAGGTTGGCCATCATCAGCCGCTGGTGGGCGGCGTCGCCGCCGAACCGGCGCGACTTGCGGGGGGTGGCGGGCATCGTCCTAGTCCTTCCTGCGCAGCGACAGCCCGCGCTCGTCCAGCTTCTGGATCACCTCGTCGAGCGACTTCTGCCCGAAGTTCGTGATGGCGAGCAGGTCGTCCTCGGTCTTCTGGAGCAGTTCGCCGATGGTGTTGACCTGCGCCCGCTTGAGGCAGTTGCGGGGGCGCTCGGACAGGTCGAGGTCCTCGATCGGCAGGTCCAGGTCGGGCGACCCGGCGCTGGCCCCGGCCACCTCGCCGAGCTCGAGCCCGAGGGGCTGGTCGCTCATCTCCTCGACCAGCTGGACGAGGGTGCGGAGGGTGGCGCCCGCGGAGGCGAGGGCGTCGCGGGGCGTGATCGAGCCGTCGGTCTCGATGTCGAGCACGAGGCGGTCGTAGTCGGTGGACATCTCCACCCGGGTGGGCTCGACCTCGAAGGTCACCCGGCGCACCGGGGAGAAGATGGCGTCGACCGGGATCACGCCGATGGTCGAGGTGGCCTTGCCCCGGTCGGCCGACAGGTAGCCCCTGCCCCGCTCGATGGTCAGGTCGACGGCGAGGCGGCCGCTGCCGTTCAGGGTGGCGACGTGCAGGTCGCCGTTGAGGATCTCGACGTCGGCCGGGGTCTGGAGGTCGCCGGCGGTGACGTCGGCGGGGCCGCGCACGTCGAGGCGGACGGTGACCGGCTCGTCCGAGGTCGACGTGAGGACGATGTCCTTCAGGTTCAGGATGATGTCGGTGACGTCCTCGGTGCAGCCGGGGATCGTGTCGAACTCGTGCAGCGCGTCGTCGAAGCGCACCTGGGTGATGGCGGCGCCGGGGATCGACGACAGCAGGGTGCGGCGCAGCGAGTTGCCGATGGTGTGGCCGAAGCCGGGCTCGAGCGGGCTGATCGAGAACCGCTGGCGGTTGCCCTCGGCCTCGCCCAGCGGCTCGACGGTCGGGCGTTGGATGACCAGCATGACGCGTCCTTCGCGGGGGGAGAGGTGGTTACTTCGAGTAGAGCTCGACGATGAGCTGCTCGCGCACGGGCACGTCGATGTGCTCGCGCAGCGGCAGGTCCCGGACGGTGACGGCGGCGCCGCCCTCGCCCGTCTCGAGCCACGGCGGCGTGGAGCGGTCGATCGTGTCGAGGTTGTGGCGGACGACGATCATCGCCCTGGCCTTGTCGCCCAGGGTGACGACGTCGCCCTTGCGGGCCTGGTAGCTCGGCACCGTGACCCGCCGGCCGTTGACCCGGACGTGCCCGTGGCGCACGAGCTGGCGCGCCTGGGCCCGGCTCGCGCCCCAGCCGGCCCGGTAGGCGACGTTGTCGAGGCGCAGCTCGAGCATGCGCAGGAGGTTCTCGCCGGTGACGCCCTGCTGGCGGTTGGCCTCGGCGTACAGGTTCCGGAACTGCTTCTCCATCAGGCCGTAGATGCGGCGGGCCTTCTGCTTCTCACGCAGCTGGACGAGGTACTCCGACCCCTGGCGCTGGCGGGCCCGGCCGTGCTCGCCGGGCGGGTAGGGGCGCCGCTCGATCGGGCACTTCATCGAGTCGCACTTGGCGCCCTTCAGGTACAGCTTCATCCGCTCCCGGCGGCAGAGCCGGCAGACCGGACCGATGTAACGAGCCATCCTGGCCTCAGACCCTCCTGCGCTTGGGGGGACGGCACCCGTTGTGGGGCACCGGGGTGACGTCCTTGATGCCGGTGACCTCGATGCCGGCGCTCTGGAGGGAGCGGATGGCGGTCTCGCGGCCCGAGCCCGGGCCCTTGACCACCACGTCGACCTTGCGGACGCCGTGCTCCATGGCCCGCCGCGCGCACTGCTCGGCCGCCATCTGGGCGGCGAACGGCGTCGACTTGCGGGACCCCTTGAACCCGACGTTGCCGGCCGAGGCCCAGGAGAGCACGTTCCCCTCCTGGTCGGTGATGGCGATGATCGTGTTGTTGAACGAGCTCTTGATGTGGGCGACGCCGTAGGCGACGTTCTTGCGCTCGCGGCGGCGGGGCCGCCGACCACCCGGCTTGGGCTTGGCCATCTAGTGCTTCCTCACCGTCTTCTTCTTGCCGGCGACCGGCTTCTTCGGGCCCTTGCGGGTCCGGGCGTTGGTGTGGGTGCGCTGCCCGTGGACCGGGAGCCCGCGCCGGTGGCGGAGGCCCTGGTAGCAGCCGATCTCGATCTTGCGGCGGATGTCCTGGTCGACGTCCCGGCGGAGGTCGCCCTCGACCTTCAGGTTGCCGTCGATCCAGTTCCTGATCCGGGTGACCTCCTCGTCGGTGAGGTCCCGGGCCCTCGTGCCGGGGTCGATCCC comes from Acidimicrobiales bacterium and encodes:
- the glmM gene encoding phosphoglucosamine mutase, with protein sequence MLRFGTDGVRGVANAELTPELVLALGRAAARVLGGDRFVVGRDTRWSGPLVEAALCAGLAAEGADVDRVGVVPTPAVAWLSAADGVPGAAISASHNPFPDNGVKLFAPGGRKLPDAVEDDIERVLREVLAGGAADGDRPVGDGVGRVVDRAEAAERWMAAVAATVEGRRLDGLSVVVDCANGAVSAAAPDVLRRLGADVTAIHDEPDGRNINDGCGSTSPGDLCRAVVAAGADAGLAFDGDADRVVAVDAAGRLVDGDHLIAMCATDLRDRGRLAGDTVVVTVMSNLGFRLAMAERGIEVVETAVGDRYVLEALDAGGWSLGGEQSGHVVFHDLATTGDGLLTGVQVLDLVHRSGRPLADLAAGAMTRLPQVLRNVAVAERRPTIADEVADDVAAVEADLGERGRVLIRPSGTEPVVRVMVEAERPEVAEAAAARLVDAVRRVAGG
- the rpsI gene encoding 30S ribosomal protein S9, which produces MPKPLIQSTGRRKEAVARVRVRPGSGKVTINRRDLAEYFPSETHRMIVTEPLRLTNTAEVYDVDATLDGGGVSGQAGALRMGLARALAGLDDELRPSLKKAGFLTRDAREKESKKYGLKKARKAPQYSKR
- the rplM gene encoding 50S ribosomal protein L13 gives rise to the protein MRTFSPKAADIDRAWFVIDADGLVLGRMATEAARVLRGKHKPIFAPHLDTGDHVIVVNAAKVVLTSGKAERKPVHRHTGYPGGLKQHTYAQELATRPEEAVRRTIRGMLPKGRLGRQMAKKLKVYAGPTHPHAAQQPRPLELAAARRTA
- a CDS encoding VOC family protein, whose translation is MELTLMPIVFVRDMAASVAFYQRLGFEAPRPVDDQWNELRAGDRAVLALHLSDAAPPDAEAAGGGHGRVELAFVAPGRLEDVLRELRAAGATIVRGITDEPFGRSLVVADPDGLPLQVNEHRAPA
- the ilvA gene encoding threonine ammonia-lyase, with protein sequence MITVDDVRAARARVQPVLRPTPTGVSDSLSGMCGRQVLLKSEHLQRTGSFKIRGAYNRISHLLPGTDVVAASAGNHAQGVALAASLCGLKSTIFMPVTATFPKVEATRAYGAEIRLAGDVVDDCILMAKAYAEETGARYVPPFDDPLIIAGQGTLGLELADEAPHAEVVLVPVGGGGLISGVAVALAATRPGVRIVGVEAEGAASMAASLYAGRCVRLGALSTMADGIALKEPTPLTLEHVEAYVDDIVTVSDEEIGRALILLLERAKAVVEPSGAVGVAALLAGKVAGTGPAVAVLSGGNVDPLLLIKLIEHGLSAAGRYLMMRVVVKDRPGALADVARVVAAHGLNVLDVEHHRAGPRVGVDEVEILLTVEARDPDHGGEVVNALKGEGYGVALVS
- the truA gene encoding tRNA pseudouridine(38-40) synthase TruA, producing the protein MTVAYDGRGFSGFAPNPGVRTVGGVLADALARVLGHPVTLACAGRTDSGVHAWGQVVSFDTGADRLDLDRLRDAVNHQVGPAVVVRHAAVAPDGFDARHSATARVYRYTVLNRAVPDPFLAATAWHVPTPLDLPAMRLGADALVGEHDFSSFCRAARRADPPPSLVRRVVEARWEDLGDGLLRFGIEANAFCHQMVRSLVGTLVDMGRGRLRAGEMTTILRSGDRHRAGNLAPPHGLCLWLVRYDGDDGYETSATP
- the rplQ gene encoding 50S ribosomal protein L17, which gives rise to MPATPRKSRRFGGDAAHQRLMMANLVASLVAAEALVTTEAKAKALRPVAEKMITKAKKGGVHRHRQVVSFLGDKDMAHKLFEEIGPRYADRNGGYTRILKLGPRHGDNAPMARIELV